In the Hemitrygon akajei chromosome 7, sHemAka1.3, whole genome shotgun sequence genome, one interval contains:
- the LOC140730195 gene encoding interferon-inducible GTPase 5-like, with protein sequence MAGVLSNLYYSTKDVKDLVAAYQREGEAALQVAIEKKSKQFENVRIQIAVMGESGSGKSTLINALLKLKEERAAPTGGKETTMKVTHYTHPTLPNVQYDDFPGFNTPNFPVKKFMKETNFSQYDLGIIVTAARFTENDKLLAEALKKAGKPFYLVRSKIDDTIRAESRKKGYNQEDTFQDLREYCISSLKSAGVQNTPVFLYSAFDIDQFDFPELREAVVSNLSETQKNLFITALPNTSEEAIERKRQALRPFIQMLSAVSGAIGVVPIPGLSLACDLALITTGILFIRKNLGLDEASLIKLAQRVETSVEDLKKGTEHNWVFGEITREQVVLLMQRSTVAMALTIAEPFLDFVPILGSIFGATSSFGVTLMMLNSSLDAMVETAKIVLQNAKAATSPEGIGI encoded by the coding sequence ATGGCTGGTGTTCTATCCAACCTCTATTACAGCACCAAGGATGTGAAGGATCTGGTGGCTGCCTATCAACGTGAAGGAGAGGCGGCTCTTCAAGTGGCCATCGAGAAAAAATCCAAGCAGTTCGAAAATGTACGGATCCAGATTGCAGTGATGGGTGAGTCCGGGTCGGGCAAATCGACCCTGATCAATGCCCTGCTTAAATTGAAAGAGGAAAGGGCTGCCCCAACCGGCGGTAAAGAGACCACCATGAAAGTAACACAttacacccaccccacccttcctAATGTTCAGTACGATGACTTCCCCGGGTTCAATACGCCAAACTTTCCGGTGAAAAAGTTCATGAAGGAAACCAACTTTTCTCAGTATGATTTGGGCATAATTGTCACTGCTGCTCGGTTCACGGAGAATGACAAGTTACTGGCTGAAGCACTGAAGAAGGCGGGCAAACCTTTCTACCTGGTGCGCTCTAAGATCGACGACACTATCAGGGCAGAAAGCCGCAAGAAGGGTTACAACCAGGAGGATACGTTCCAGGACTTGAGGGAATATTGTATCTCCTCACTAAAGTCAGCAGGGGTACAAAATACTCCCGTTTTCCTCTATTCCGCATTTGACATTGACCAGTTTGATTTTCCTGAATTAAGGGAAGCTGTGGTATCCAATCTCTCGGAGACACAGAAGAATCTATTCATCACAGCACTCCCCAACACATCTGAAGAGGCTATAGAGAGAAAACGTCAGGCTCTGCGGCCTTTCATCCAGATGCTGTCTGCCGTATCGGGGGCTATCGGTGTAGTTCCCATTCCGGGTTTATCCCTTGCCTGTGACCTGGCGCTCATTACCACTGGTATCCTGTTCATACGGAAGAACCTTGGTCTGGATGAGGCGTCACTCATCAAACTGGCCCAGAGAGTGGAGACAAGTGTAGAGGATCTGAAAAAAGGTACTGAGCACAACTGGGTGTTCGGGGAGATCACACGTGAGCAGGTAGTGCTGTTGATGCAGAGAAGCACAGTGGCAATGGCGCTGACAATCGCCGAGCCCTTCCTTGATTTTGTCCCCATTTTAGGCTCTATCTTTGGGGCAACATCGTCCTTTGGGGTGACTCTCATGATGCTGAACAGTTCACTGGATGCAATGGTGGAGACAGCTAAAATTGTCCTGCAAAATGCCAAGGCAGCCACTTCCCCTGAAGGCATCGGTATTTGA